The genomic interval CGGTGATGAGGGCCATGATAGTTTCCTTTTGCTCGTAGCATCAGCGAACGAGCGGTTATCCAATGACAACATGCCAGAGGAAAATAACGTTCGCATGGTAGAGAAGGAAGCCACGGTCCGGCGAACCGGCATTAGGCAGCCGACTTAGGCTGAAAACGTATGCGACCTATATGGCACGGAATAGTCTATATTGCAAGATGGACGATATTGACAGTTTGCAGCCAACTGTGAAGCACATTTCAGCTTTTGTTCGAAGTGCTGACAAAACAACGACATATGCGACCGGGTGATTTCCGTCATCGGTTGCTGGCAGGCAAGGTGTCCCGGTCAAATTCGCGTGCGCGCCAACAAAAAGGGGCCGCGCCAACTGCGCAGCCCCATAGATCAGCAGCCGATGGTCAATACTTGCGAAGCAGACCCACAAGGCGTCCCTGTACCTTGACCCGGTCTGGTGGGAAGATACGCGTTTCGTAGGCGGGGTTGGCTGCTTCGAGCGCGATGGTGTTGCCCTTGCGGCGCAGCCGCTTCAACGTTGCTTCCTCATCGTCAACAAGTGCGACGATGATCTCGCCCGTGCTGGCGGCATCCTGCTTTTTGATGAGCACGGTGTCGCCATCGAAAATACCGGCGTCGATCATCGAGTCGCCGCGCACTTCGAGCGCGTAATGCTCACCGGCGCCGAGCATTTCGGGCGGCACCATGATGGTGTGGGTGTGATTCTCGATTGCCGAAATCGGCGTACCCGCCGCGATGCGGCCCATGACCGGAATGGAAATCGGCCTGGCATAATCCTCGGCCGCCGACATGCGCGAGGGGGGCGATGCGACCTTGCCCAGATTGCCTTCGATCACCGATGGCTCAAAGCGCGCCTTGCGGCCACCGAGCGAAGGGTTCATCGAATCGGGGAGTTTAACCACCTCCAGCGCGCGGGCCCGATTGGGCAGGCGGCGAATGAAGCCACGCTCTTCGAGCGCCGTTATCAGCCGATGAATGCCGGACTTGGATGCCAGATCAAGCGCATCCTTCATCTCATCAAAGGATGGAGGAATGCCGCTTTCCTTCATCCGTTCGTGGATGAACATCAGCAGCTCGTGTTGTTTGCGCGTGAGCATGGGCCCTCTCGGAGCGGGAATCGGAACATAGGCAGAACGACCATACGCGTTCCAGTTATGTTCTGCAATATGCCCAGCAAATTTCTGCTTTTGGCAGCGAGTTGTCCGTCAGAACCCGTCGAGCGGGATGGCCCGGACAATGGTTCCGGGCGACTGCCCAGGGTCAAATTCTGGCTGAATGATCAGCATATCGGCCTGCGCCAGCGACGAAGTATGGCCGCTATCGGTCTGCGCGATCGGCTGCAGCTGCGGGCCGGTCGGCGTCTGGATTAGATGGGCGCGCATGAAGTGGCGGCGGGCGGTGTTGGGCGGCGTGGGACCAGCCAGCGGCAGGCTCCACAGCGCGGGCTCAGGAAAGCCGAGGAAGGCGCGCAAAGCGGGGCGGATGAATACCATGGATGTGACCATGGCCGAGACCGGATTGCCGGGCAGGCCGAACACCAGCGTCTTGCCACGAGTGCCAAACATTAGTGGTTTGCCGGGCCGCATGTTGATGCGCCAGAAATCGAGCGTCACGCCAAGGTCGACCAGGATTTCCTGGACGATATCGTGATCGCCAACACTGGCGCCGCCAGTAGTGATCAACACATCCGGTTCGGCTGCGAATATCTCGGTTAGCTTGTCCCGCAGTTCCTGCCGATCATCGCGGGCGATGCCGTAGTCGGTGACGGTCTCGGCATAGGGCAGCAGTTCGGGGCGCAGGCCAAAGCTGTTGGAGGCGACGATCTGGTCGGGGCCAAGCTCGGAGCCAGGCAGCACCAGTTCGTCGCCGGTGGCCAGTAGCGCGATGCGCGGGCGCCTGGCCACCTGCAGCGTTGCGGCATTGGCGGCGGCGGCGACCGCCAGTTGCATCGGTGCGAGGCGGACATGGGCGTCGACCACCTGCTGGCCCACGGCAAAGTCATTGCCTAGTGCGCGCACGCTGTGGCCACGGCGTGCTTCGGTGGTGAAGGAGACAAAGCCATCGCTGGCCTGCGCCTCTTCCTGCATGATGACAGTATCGGCGCCCTCGGGCACCGGGGCGCCGGTGAAGATGCGGATCGCTTCGCCGGGCATCAGCGTTTTGGCGTAGCTTGCGCCGGCCTGCGAGGTGCCAACCACAGGCAGG from Devosia sp. 2618 carries:
- the lexA gene encoding transcriptional repressor LexA, which translates into the protein MLTRKQHELLMFIHERMKESGIPPSFDEMKDALDLASKSGIHRLITALEERGFIRRLPNRARALEVVKLPDSMNPSLGGRKARFEPSVIEGNLGKVASPPSRMSAAEDYARPISIPVMGRIAAGTPISAIENHTHTIMVPPEMLGAGEHYALEVRGDSMIDAGIFDGDTVLIKKQDAASTGEIIVALVDDEEATLKRLRRKGNTIALEAANPAYETRIFPPDRVKVQGRLVGLLRKY
- the glp gene encoding gephyrin-like molybdotransferase Glp, coding for MSLLPVEDAIAAILKRVPAPVAETVSLADATGRVLLEPIVATHNQPPFNSSAMDGYAVRAEDIVPGHRLPVVGTSQAGASYAKTLMPGEAIRIFTGAPVPEGADTVIMQEEAQASDGFVSFTTEARRGHSVRALGNDFAVGQQVVDAHVRLAPMQLAVAAAANAATLQVARRPRIALLATGDELVLPGSELGPDQIVASNSFGLRPELLPYAETVTDYGIARDDRQELRDKLTEIFAAEPDVLITTGGASVGDHDIVQEILVDLGVTLDFWRINMRPGKPLMFGTRGKTLVFGLPGNPVSAMVTSMVFIRPALRAFLGFPEPALWSLPLAGPTPPNTARRHFMRAHLIQTPTGPQLQPIAQTDSGHTSSLAQADMLIIQPEFDPGQSPGTIVRAIPLDGF